ACAATGTCGATAACGAGACTATGAATCAACCATGCATATAGGGGAGTCTTATAGAGGATCTAAATCTATTGGCGTTAAAACTTTAACAAAAGTCTTATAGGTTGAGTAAAAATGGTGTAAACGCAAATATGTTGGGATACCCTGAACCCTCCAATCCAACAAAGATCAATAATAACGTAAGTTCAAAGGATACCACAATTTAGATATATCTGAGAATATATAAAAGACAAGTGATAAATTGTGAGCAAGAGGTCGGTATCGATCTATACAAGTTTAGCCATCTTAAAGACTTAAACTACAATTAGGAAGTAAAACATACACCATACAGTATTTATAAGTGGTATATATGGATAAATGTTCTTCCGATGACCCCATGCATTAGACCCCATATATTGTAGTTAATTAGAAGTTATCCAGTGTTCTTGTCATCTTATTCAAAGTACCAAACTGTAGGCGGCTGAATGTTGAAGTTTACAAATCACTATCCACCTATGAGTTATGGATGCACACCATTAAATTCCTTATTCATTGAACCCGACACTGTGAAGTGCTCACCATTTTTGTGACATTGCCAGCGGTGTACAGATCTTTCTAATCTGAAAACAATGGATAAGATGGaccaaccaaaagaaaaatatttacAATAATATATGAAATAAAGAATATTGTGGTTTTATACTTATGTGTATTATCATTCTTATGCATGTAACCCTACAAATAAAACACTAATCAAATAGATGGATGCACGACTCAAATATGGCAATTCATATAACAGAGTCCATTTTAATGTCCCAAACCACATAACACCATGGATCAGCTGGTACTTTTCACAGCGTTATATTCCATGATTACTTTTCCGGCCAAGATGACCACCAACAGAAAAGTGTAGCTTATGAATCATAATTTTGTTAGTTAGGCTTAGTTTCTCAATCAATTAGTCATGCCTTGATTTGGCATTATAATACAACCttgtaaaattcaaaattttcaatttgaaaAAGAGAGCCCAAATCAATTTGATTCAAGATACTTTGATATTGGAAAGGGACCCAACAAGTGATATAAAActcttaaccaaaaaaaaaaaacaagtgaTATAAAACCACTAGCTAGTTTAGATCTTTTCATGGGCAGGAAAGCTACCTTAGAACTGAGGAGCTCCTCCCATTTCaattacaaaagaaaaaaaagtttgaGGCATTCCCCATTCTCAGCTTCGACTTTTTGGATATTATTCATGAAGCTATTAATCATTGAGGTCACAAAATAAATTAGTATAAGATGCATGTGCAATGCTGGTAGCTTTTTGAGCAAGCAAGAGCCAGCTTAATtagttataaaaaaaagtccacTTATTTATGAGTAAAGCTAACAAAATAACTAATTTTTGTCTCCTTGATTGTTCCTAATGCCTGCTGTTTGCTCAACTTCCCCTTTTCAAGCTTTGAGTGTTGTTATGTGTTACTTAAATACAAGGGATTAATATAGAATAAAGGATTCCTCCAAATATATGATATGGTATAAGACTCCAATAACAGATTACGATATATGACGGAATTATTTATTACATCAATTTCGTAATAAGTCGCACCGCTTCAAGTTATTTTCATGGTTTTGTGGTACAACAAACCAATAATGAGATCATAACACAATTTCTGTTTGTGAGGAATAATAGGATTAGATCTGCATGATTGACAAGTATTATAAAACATAATAATTCAGATATAAGATTCATTCAATTATCACTGTTCAATTATCCAAAAGACATCCATGTTCTCAGAAAGCTGATGACAAATTGGGTTTATGGCCTAATCCATAAATACCATTATGCTGAGAAGGACAGCTTATTTCAAGTGGCATAAGATGACTTTGTGTTCAACTTATTGCATGTTATTGGAGTTGTGTCGCACAAACCTTCCTCAATAGTCTGATTTTGATAATGATGTAAAACATATCTGTAATTTAACCGAAAGTTTATCTTCAATTCTTCATGATGGTGTTGCTGATGTGTTTGACATTATCTTATATAAGTTTTAGTTAACCAAAATTTGTGCTCGATAACGATGACTGCACTTAATTATCAACCAcgttaaatttttaattaaccCCCGACATATTGAATGGAGGAAGCTTGGTCActtatctattttattttttataatagaGCTCGGATCTTTTGTCATAAAAAAAGAGTCATCTTCATGATGTTGAAGCTCTATTTGTTTAAAGCCATTGGATTGTAATTGGTTGTGTTGCTTGCATCACAGTTTGGATATTAATGCTTAAGTTACGTATGAGCAAAATATAAAACTACTAATACCGTGGAAGTCTGTTGTTTCAGTGATGGAAAAGGGCAACTCGCAGCTGGGTTGAGCAGATTTTCTAACCGAAGAAATGATTAACGTTAAACAATAGGAgctactgcatgaggggtcgTTCTTATCTAGCGTGCGTCTTATTCCTCTCGTCACAAATGATGGTGGAAAAGAAAATCGTTGCCCCATATATACTTCCATTTGCTAAGAATAAGTTGCTACAAAAATACTAGAAACCATGAGGGGGCACCAATCCAGCAGCTGGAAGAGTAAGCAACACAAGAAACAAGCAACTTGACATCAATTAGTCATTGCTTCACATCATTGGATCACCATCATCCTTTGTTCACTTTGTTGTTTCGAGGTTTCGAAGCGGCCCACTTGGAATAGTTGCAATTTGCTTCAGGATTTGATGCAGGTCCCTGCAAGAACAAAACACATCCCACTAGTTAGTTCACCCCCCTTGCCTTCTGCACTTTCATATAAAAGACGATGAACATCAATGTTGAGTAGACAATTGGACGTTTTACATGATACTCCAAAGACTTTCTTTCAATAAACTTAATCAACCAACTTAGCTTGAGTACATATACTTCACATAACGGAAGCATTTGCAAATTGCTACTGCAAGTTGAGTTTAAGAAAAGTACCTCAGCACGGGCACAAACATAAAATCTGCGACCAACGTAGGACCTTGTTTCTTCACAATCCGAGTAACACAAGGTTCTCTATGACCCTTGCAAAGTGGTATACTATTCTGCATGACTTGCTGTAATCTTTGCCACTCCATTAAAACTAAAttattcttctctttccttgaaGAACTAGCAATGTGTTCATCTTGATCCCCGCCGTGAACTGATGTACTTGAGTGCAATTCACACTGCTATAGACTACTATTTGTATTCTCTGGAATGGAAGTTTCATTTGGCAGTTGATTAGTTTCTAAATTATCTGTCTGAGGTTTTGGGACATCAAGGTGATCAAGCCCACTGTTTGCACTTCTGCTCTTGCTAGGGATCGAGCTTTTCTGAAAAAACGATCTCAATGAGAGTTGGGACAGTTGACTGCCTTTTGcttttttcttgatttcatTTCCTGACGTAGGTGTGGTAGGCTCGCTACTTAAGGTAACCAAGGTATTACAAGCAGCCTCCTTAGCAGAATCGCTGGAACCCTCCGTTGTTCTTGAACAGGGTGTGCCACATTGGTCAGGCAAACTTGTCTCTGTCTCACTGTAACTCTCTTTATTTCCGTCCACTTGTTCGGATACTTTTCTCTTCATTAACATTGATACTGCACAAGACTAAGAGCTCAGCCAGGTCGGCGTAGGCATAAAGAAGCAGCTTCAGGGTTAGAGATTAGAATAAGTTGACAAATCAATCAAGAGAGTACATAGCATTACTTCCCCAACACTAGTGACTTCATTATTAAAcctttattattaaaaaaaataagacttAACTTTATAGATCTAATCTGTCCAATGAACTCACAAGAACATTGAGTTCCTAAAGTAATCCCACTAAAAGTAGATTGTATATAAGATATCATGGTGTTCACTACAACAAATGATCAATTGAGTTAAAAGACAATTTTGATGCTCCTCTGCCGTCCCTTCCACCTGAGGGtggttaaaacttaaaaggtTAAAGTTTAATCCTAAACCACAGATACACATGCTTTACCtcgtaacaaaaaaaaaatcccaacTCACGGAAGCACATGCTTGACCTCAAATGTACATGCATGCATTGAGATTTAATGAAGTGATGCACAGTTGAAAAACCAAATGGGCATAGAAACTGAAGCAACAAAACAATAACAGAAACAGAACTGAAAATGGTGGATGCCTGTGCATTCACAGACGTGGATGGACACACAAAGCAAGCTTCTATTGTAAACCTAATCCTGAACTGAACATGCAATAATTGATTGCACCTTGTAGCTTATACCTCAGTGAATTTCCTGGTTTCCACCGTTTATACTGTATTAATATGTCACACTCCTTGACATGACAAGCTACAAAGTTATGATTTTCAAGAGATCGCTCTTCGTGACAGCATAAACCAGCACAAAGAATGTGATCAATTCTAGAGCCATAATTAAATTCTTCAGCTCCACTACTTTGCGACCAGCATGTGTATGCATCTCTTCTGCAAACAAGTACAAAATATATAGATGTGTCATGACGTCAAGTAAGAATAATCCACTTCGACAGAAAGTAATAAAGTGATACAAGTTAGGTACTTAGGTATCGTGATAGTAAAACTAAAAAGGAAAGAGATaggatttttaatatttttcaccAACCGTCCATAGTAAAATTATGGACGGTTCACTCTGATTATAACACGTGTATGTAATTATATAAAACATTTACAATATGCTAACCCAACTAAACTTGGTTGTTAATTTTTCACGTTCAGAACTATGCATTAATATGAGGAgttcaacaaagaaaattacCGTAGTTTCTCTAGAGTGTAAGAGCTTGATCCCTATCAGGATGTTTTGCTCTGAAAACATCAATGAAAGAGCCTCCATTTTCCACCAACATGGATCTAAACCATTTTCTAAATCTAGAAAGCagatttgaagaaattaggCACTGATCTTCACTCATAAACCACTACATTACATTTAAATATCAGGATCACCACTGCATAGAGATAAAGGAAACTTCTTACTGATTTTTCTCGAAATCCGGTTCTGCTTCACAACGATCCAAACAAGTGGGTGCGATGTTCAGATCACCAACAACGATTACCCTCCTCCCATGACGCAGGAGAGCCTCCCATCTTTTCTACAACAAAAATTGCCAATATCAGCATAACaaacacccaaaaaaaaaaacagacttTAATACAAAACACTCACTGCTCAAATCCATAACTGCACTATAATTGAACCAACATATAAATTCTCAAAAGCTCAAATGCTCAGTTCAATTACCTGTAACATCTTATAAAACTTGAGCTTAAACTCAATCCTTTCCGTATTGTCGCCTCCAGCTCTTGGCCCATACAAATTGAACAGAAGTAGCCAACATTCCCACCCCAAATCTCAGCAAATCTACACTAAATCGAAAGACTCAAACTTCAAAAAAAATGTGAAGCTAACAGAAAACCATACcaaaatgatgatgatcagTAATAACACACCGTCCCTCTCCTTCAACCTCAAGCAGCTCCTCCTTCGAAAACTCCTCCAGCCcttccgccgccgccgcctctCCAATCAAACCGCTGAACCCTTCCTCCGCCGCCACCGGCAGCGCCACCTCATCGCTATTAAACGCCGACTCCACCCGGCAAAACGTCGCCACACCTTCACATTCCAATTCAACCGAAAATCAGAAAATGCCGAAACGAAATTCGGGGAGAAATTGACGCCGGAAAACTCACCGGAGTACCCAGCGCGGCCTCGCTCGGAGGTCCGGGTGCAGGAGAAGAACGACTCGTAGCCCTCCGCCATCACCAAATCGGCGGTCAATTCCGGCCGTCGCAATTTGGTCTCCTGGAAGCAAATGACGTCAGCGTCCAAGGAGTTGAGCAGTTTGAGAAGCGATCCGTGGCCTCAGGCCGTTCACGTTGTACGTCACTATCTCCATCgtcgttttcttcttcttccttttcttcttcactCCATCCCAAACTCTCAATTTGCAGAAATTTGGACCGGTGCCCAGTAAAACGACGCCGTTTAAGACCAGTACGTGGAGCCATTTAATTGGCTggcgttttaatttctcagaTAGTGCTTTTCTTCCCTCAAAAGCACTTATTTTAAAATCcgaaatttggttttaattcGCAGCGCTTCTGCTTCCAATCTGGATACTCTGATTGTGTTCCCCCAAATTCCCAATTCTTGCAAAGCGAAAACCCTAGAGTACCGAAGCATGGATCAATGGAAAGGCGATGACTTTGCAGGCGTTTCGGCTTCTCTTCCTGTTGGGTGTGATTCCAGGTTCCTTCTGATACGTACTGGTTTGGCTTCTGCAGTTTAGAAAAGGATTGATTGATTTGAGCTTATAGAGCTTTTGGTGTTTGTGATTTGAATCAGGAAAAGGGCTGAGGCGGAGACCAAGGACCCGGTTTCTGCTAGGAAGGTTCAGAAAGCTGACCGTGAGAAATTGAGGAGGGATCGGCTCAATGAGCATTTTATGGAGTTGGGAAACACATTAGGTAAACTCTAGTAGCTGATTTTATTTGCTACTCTAGTAGTACTAAATATCTGTACTGATTGTTTGTCCGATACGAGGAATTTTAGACAATGTCTCATGGATTAGGGTCTGGTATAGTGGTATTACATATAAGACTTGATTCTCAAGAATACGTTGTATTTGTTATGTCGGAAATGCAGATCCAGATAGGCCGAAGAATGACAAGGCCACTATCCTTACAGACACGATTCAGACGCTGAACGAATTAACATCTGATGTGAACAAATTAAAGTCTGAGTATGCCGCACTCAATGATGAATCTCGAGAGGTGAGGTGGTGTTTGTTTTATGTGTCGTCCGTGTAGTTGTTACTTGTGAGACTGGTTGTTCGCCTATGCTTGAGAATTATTGTCTTTTGTTACAAGCAGCTGACAGCGGAGAAGAATGAGCTGAGAGAAGAGAAGGCGTCTTTGAAATCTGATATTGAAAATCTCAATGCTCAATATCAGCAAAGAGTGAGGGTTATGTTTCCATGGGGAGCTATGGATCCTTCCGTAGTTATGGCCCCACCTTATTCGTATCCGATGCCTGTAGCTGTTCCGCCCGGTTCCATTCCTATGCACCCATCGCTTCAGCCATTTTCTTACTatcaaactcaaaatccaGCAACTGTTCCTAATCCTTGTCCAACTTTTGTGTCATATCCAACTCCTATCAATCCTGCAGTAGAGCAGCCATTGCCCCAACCCCAATTGTCATCCGTTTCGCGTGTTTCAAGTAAACAAGATTCCAAAAGCAAGTCATCTGATCATCGGAGGGGAAACAATGCTGAAAGATGTGATGAGTCCAATGAGGTGGCAACAGACCTTGAACTTAAGATGCCTGGATCTTCAGCACATCAGGTTAGTCTTAACCTTTTACCTCATAAAACTCGTTGAAGCAACACTGGCAGAAATATTCCGTACTTATCTGATAAAAAACATTGCAGAAATGATATATACATTAGAGATGGGAGAAGAATGACTAAATTGGTTGTTGCAGGAGTCATCTTGTGGGACTAGGAAGGGCAAGCAATCACAAAGGAAAGATAGATATGTTACAGATGGAAGCTCTTCGAGTAGGTATTCTTCATCTCAAGTTGTTCAGGAGAGTTCGTCTAACAGCGTTGGTGATGTCCCAAAGACCCCCAAGACTAACAAATGAAGATGTTCCATTTGACCATTCTATTATTCTACTGACTTGTGGGGTTAGGAAGGGGCAGTGATCACAGAGGAAATAAAGGAGTATTACAGAGTATGCTCCTCGAGGAGGCATTCTTCATCTCAAGCTTTTTAGGATGTCCTGTGTAAGAGACTAAGAGTAACAAATGAAGCTCTTCACATCACAGGCAGCTCAACTTTTCTTTGACACCCGGATCATAAAACCTCAGTTCCATATTACTTAAATTTAATCTAAATGTGGCACGCATGCCAACTGAAATGAAGGTGTTTCTTTTGGTAGAAACAAATTTCCCCAACCATGGGAGGTGTTTAGTTGGATTTGGCATTCAATATAGAGATTTACGGATGGTCTGAAGACTGAACTATGCCTATAGCTGTTATAGCTGCCTGTTTGATAGTGCAGGGGTTGTTTTTGTAAATTATCTGTTCTATACTCTTATGTATTGTAAATTATGTGAATTAGATATGATGATCTAGTATAGTTGTAAATGCACATCCATTCTGGTAATGAATTCCACTATTCACTGTTCGTTTGCGTTTTCGTGGAGTACAGTTTATTAGTTGAGGTAGTAGTTTCTttgattttatattttctgtgTTCTTCCTGCAGAAGTAGGGAATAGATATTCACGAGCCGAAGGTGCTGATTACATTTTGCTTCCAAGTGATCAAAAGCTGATCCCTTGGTTTTGGGTATTTGCCCTCTTAATGAATTGCCTCATCatcctataaaaaaaattccaggATTACCCATCATTATCCAGTTCAACTTTTGTTTTCGTGTCCATGGGCGCTAATTTTACTTCCAAGCAGTCCGAAGTCTAACTCAAACTTTAGAGTTGTCTATTTGATTCTCCATAGAAGCAAAGAAGCAAAAGTAGAAGTTGAGAACAAAGAGTTCAGTATC
This genomic interval from Argentina anserina chromosome 1, drPotAnse1.1, whole genome shotgun sequence contains the following:
- the LOC126788114 gene encoding transcription factor bHLH121 isoform X1, whose product is MDQWKGDDFAGVSASLPVGCDSRKRAEAETKDPVSARKVQKADREKLRRDRLNEHFMELGNTLDPDRPKNDKATILTDTIQTLNELTSDVNKLKSEYAALNDESRELTAEKNELREEKASLKSDIENLNAQYQQRVRVMFPWGAMDPSVVMAPPYSYPMPVAVPPGSIPMHPSLQPFSYYQTQNPATVPNPCPTFVSYPTPINPAVEQPLPQPQLSSVSRVSSKQDSKSKSSDHRRGNNAERCDESNEVATDLELKMPGSSAHQESSCGTRKGKQSQRKDRYVTDGSSSSRYSSSQVVQESSSNSVGDVPKTPKTNK
- the LOC126800475 gene encoding LOW QUALITY PROTEIN: DNA-(apurinic or apyrimidinic site) endonuclease 2 (The sequence of the model RefSeq protein was modified relative to this genomic sequence to represent the inferred CDS: inserted 3 bases in 2 codons; substituted 1 base at 1 genomic stop codon) gives rise to the protein MEIVTYNVNGLRXHGSLLKLLNSLDADVICFQETKLRRPELTADLVMAEGYESFFSCTRTSERGRAGYSGVATFCRVESAFNSDEVALPVAAEEGFSGLIGEAAAAEGLEEFSKEELLEVEGEGRCVITDHHHFVLFNLYGPRAGGDNTERIEFKLKFYKMLQKRWEALLRHGRRVIVVGDLNIAPTCLDRCEAEPDFEKNQFRKWFRSMLVENGGSFIDVFRAKHPDRRDAYTCWSQSSGAEEFNYGSRIDHILCAGLCCHEERSLENHNFVACHVKECDILIQYKRWKPGNSLRFNNEVTSVGESCAVSMLMKRKVSEQVDGNKESYSETETSLPDQCGTPCSRTTEGSSDSAKEAACNTLVTLSSEPTTPTSGNEIKKKAKGSQLSQLSLRSFFQKSSIPSKSRSANSGLDHLDVPKPQTDNLETNQLPNETSIPENTNSSLXQCELHSSTSVHGGDQDEHIASSSRKEKNNLVLMEWQRLQQVMQNSIPLCKGHREPCVTRIVKKQGPTXGRRFYVCARAEGPASNPEANCNYSKWAASKPRNNKVNKG
- the LOC126788114 gene encoding transcription factor bHLH121 isoform X2; its protein translation is MDQWKGDDFAGVSASLPVGKRAEAETKDPVSARKVQKADREKLRRDRLNEHFMELGNTLDPDRPKNDKATILTDTIQTLNELTSDVNKLKSEYAALNDESRELTAEKNELREEKASLKSDIENLNAQYQQRVRVMFPWGAMDPSVVMAPPYSYPMPVAVPPGSIPMHPSLQPFSYYQTQNPATVPNPCPTFVSYPTPINPAVEQPLPQPQLSSVSRVSSKQDSKSKSSDHRRGNNAERCDESNEVATDLELKMPGSSAHQESSCGTRKGKQSQRKDRYVTDGSSSSRYSSSQVVQESSSNSVGDVPKTPKTNK